A window of Candidatus Bathyarchaeota archaeon contains these coding sequences:
- a CDS encoding bifunctional acetate--CoA ligase family protein/GNAT family N-acetyltransferase: MGIADLGRIFNPKRVAVIGASDREGSFGAMILSNLKSAHDVEVFPVNSFRSIVQGMRAYPSIEKVPRIVDLAIIATPAHTVPQILEECGRAQVKAVIITSAGFQEVGKNGELSEKQIIEYKKTYGMRIIGPNSFGVIRPSINLYATFGKQIALPGKIAFISQSAALCALALDWAAEAQIGLSAVVSTGSMLDVDIGDLIDYFGMDSETRSIVLYLESIANPRKFMSAARGFARTKPIIVFKAGRFQETMASTLTHSGRLSGQDAVYDAAFRRVGVVRVEAVSDLFNCAQALMVQPNPLGPNPVIITNAGGLGIIAADHLIARGGQLASLSSESIEALKKVLPLYCTAGNPLDIFEDATPERFKAASEICLKDPSNSGSIIIFTPQGTTEPLALAKVIIDITKQAKKPLIVALTGEDNSCRQARALLQKNGIPAFRTPEEAVSTFMYMWLYTQNLELLYQTPKEVPVGLSVPTFLKGILRRAFCEGRALLTLPESLDFLDAYKIPTVKTLIAKTPEEAKAFATELGYPVAIKAVSPQLSHKTEFEAVALNICAPSEIPAIFNELADKVKNSHVMAEFQGVAIQPMVRKNNYELFVGARKDRQFGSIILFGTGGTSAEMFKDISIGFPVLNQVLARRVIENTTIYKHSSTSKRKFNVSLVEEILVKFSQLISDFPEIESMDINPLIASESHVVAVDARIVLDRSKIMQEVARPHEHLVIAPYPKKYVSTQKLKNGIPVLLRPIKPEDEDRLNRLITSLSKETMRFRFFQIIKEMTHDTLTRYCNIDYDREVAIVAELQENGDSKIIGVVRLILDPDGKQGEFAILVGDQWQGLGLGSKLMCSLFDIAKDMRLQRIYGYVMTDNKKMVQLCNKKGFKVENLDEEIAKISLTFFS, from the coding sequence TTGGGGATAGCAGACCTTGGACGTATCTTTAACCCAAAGCGTGTAGCCGTCATAGGTGCCAGCGACAGAGAAGGCTCGTTTGGTGCAATGATACTGAGCAATCTTAAAAGTGCCCATGATGTTGAAGTTTTTCCTGTAAATTCCTTCCGCTCAATAGTACAGGGTATGCGAGCTTATCCCAGCATAGAAAAAGTCCCACGTATAGTTGACCTTGCTATAATTGCAACTCCAGCTCATACGGTTCCACAAATCCTTGAAGAATGCGGCAGAGCCCAAGTGAAAGCAGTGATCATTACCTCTGCAGGTTTTCAAGAAGTTGGAAAAAACGGTGAACTGTCTGAGAAGCAAATCATAGAGTACAAAAAAACCTACGGCATGAGAATAATAGGGCCAAACAGCTTTGGAGTCATAAGACCCAGCATAAACCTGTACGCAACCTTCGGAAAACAAATCGCGCTCCCTGGAAAAATAGCCTTCATTTCTCAAAGTGCCGCATTATGTGCCTTGGCTTTGGACTGGGCGGCTGAAGCTCAAATTGGCTTGAGCGCGGTAGTTTCCACTGGATCCATGCTTGACGTGGATATCGGTGATTTAATCGATTACTTCGGGATGGACTCTGAGACTAGAAGCATAGTATTATACCTAGAATCTATCGCGAACCCCCGAAAATTTATGAGCGCCGCACGGGGGTTTGCCCGAACCAAACCAATTATTGTTTTCAAAGCTGGCCGCTTCCAAGAGACCATGGCTTCTACGCTGACTCACAGCGGTCGCTTGAGTGGGCAAGATGCTGTTTACGATGCCGCTTTCAGACGTGTCGGCGTCGTTAGGGTAGAAGCCGTAAGTGACCTCTTTAACTGCGCACAAGCCTTAATGGTGCAACCAAACCCGCTTGGACCTAACCCCGTCATAATCACAAACGCTGGTGGATTGGGGATAATTGCGGCTGACCACTTGATTGCAAGAGGCGGACAACTTGCAAGTTTAAGCTCTGAGTCTATAGAGGCATTAAAAAAAGTTTTACCGCTCTATTGTACCGCAGGAAATCCGCTGGACATCTTTGAGGATGCCACCCCAGAACGGTTTAAGGCTGCATCAGAAATCTGCCTGAAAGACCCTAGCAACAGCGGTTCCATTATTATCTTTACACCGCAAGGTACAACTGAACCTCTTGCTCTAGCCAAGGTAATCATAGACATTACAAAACAAGCAAAAAAACCCCTCATAGTAGCCTTAACTGGTGAAGATAACAGTTGCCGCCAAGCACGAGCGCTCCTACAGAAAAATGGGATTCCAGCGTTTAGAACCCCTGAAGAGGCAGTTTCTACTTTCATGTATATGTGGCTGTACACGCAGAACTTGGAACTTCTCTATCAAACTCCCAAGGAAGTCCCCGTTGGCTTATCTGTCCCCACTTTTCTAAAGGGCATTTTAAGACGTGCTTTCTGCGAAGGACGAGCACTGCTTACTCTGCCAGAATCGCTAGATTTCTTAGATGCCTATAAAATTCCAACCGTAAAGACGCTCATTGCCAAAACGCCCGAAGAAGCTAAAGCTTTTGCAACTGAACTGGGCTATCCTGTTGCTATTAAGGCAGTTTCTCCTCAACTTTCTCATAAAACTGAATTTGAGGCTGTTGCTCTAAACATATGCGCGCCCTCGGAAATTCCTGCCATATTTAATGAACTAGCTGATAAGGTTAAAAACTCCCATGTCATGGCAGAGTTTCAAGGCGTTGCCATTCAACCGATGGTGCGCAAAAATAACTATGAACTGTTCGTTGGAGCGCGAAAAGACCGCCAGTTCGGTTCAATAATCCTCTTTGGAACAGGCGGAACATCTGCAGAAATGTTCAAAGACATAAGCATAGGGTTTCCTGTACTCAATCAAGTCCTAGCTCGTCGAGTAATAGAGAACACCACAATCTACAAGCATTCTTCAACTTCAAAGCGGAAGTTCAATGTGAGTCTTGTGGAGGAAATATTAGTCAAGTTTTCTCAACTAATCAGTGATTTCCCCGAAATAGAGTCAATGGACATTAATCCCTTAATTGCAAGTGAATCCCATGTGGTAGCTGTTGATGCACGTATAGTTTTAGATAGAAGTAAAATAATGCAAGAAGTTGCCCGCCCCCATGAACACCTTGTGATTGCACCCTACCCCAAAAAATACGTATCAACTCAAAAACTAAAAAATGGCATTCCTGTGTTATTGCGACCTATAAAACCTGAAGACGAAGACCGATTAAACAGACTTATCACGTCACTTTCAAAGGAAACGATGCGGTTCAGATTCTTCCAAATTATAAAAGAAATGACTCATGACACCCTGACTCGTTACTGTAACATTGACTACGACCGAGAAGTCGCCATAGTTGCAGAACTACAAGAGAACGGTGATTCAAAGATAATTGGCGTCGTCAGGTTGATTCTTGACCCAGATGGAAAGCAAGGTGAATTTGCAATCTTAGTTGGAGACCAATGGCAAGGTCTTGGTTTGGGTTCCAAGCTTATGTGCTCGCTGTTTGATATAGCAAAGGATATGCGTCTGCAGAGAATTTACGGTTACGTCATGACTGATAACAAAAAAATGGTTCAGTTATGCAATAAAAAAGGCTTTAAGGTGGAAAATTTGGATGAAGAGATAGCTAAAATATCTCTTACATTCTTTTCCTAA
- the cofE gene encoding coenzyme F420-0:L-glutamate ligase — protein sequence MDTVKIFAVENLPLIRKGDNLGQLICEAAEKQGTPIQEKDVVVVTHVVVSKAEGNVVNLDQVVPSDRAKEIAQKTKKDPAMVEVILQETKEIVRIGQNSIITETNGGIVCANAGIDRSNVSGDRNVVPLPKNANASAQNIRQEIKQLTGANVAVIISDTHGRPFRNGEINVAVGVAGIKPIRDRRGEKDLFGYVLRIKQTAIADELASAAELVIGQANEGIPAAIIRGYNYQTDENTSATLLTRPKERDLFR from the coding sequence ATGGACACAGTTAAAATCTTCGCTGTTGAAAACTTGCCACTAATTCGGAAAGGCGACAACTTGGGTCAACTTATCTGCGAAGCCGCAGAGAAACAAGGCACGCCCATTCAGGAAAAAGATGTGGTTGTTGTCACTCATGTTGTTGTTTCGAAGGCTGAAGGAAACGTGGTGAACCTTGACCAAGTCGTGCCATCTGATAGGGCAAAAGAGATCGCGCAAAAAACCAAAAAAGACCCAGCGATGGTTGAGGTTATTCTGCAAGAAACCAAAGAGATCGTCCGCATAGGACAAAACAGCATAATTACGGAAACTAATGGCGGTATTGTGTGCGCGAATGCTGGAATTGACCGCTCCAACGTCTCAGGTGACAGAAATGTTGTTCCATTGCCCAAAAACGCAAATGCTTCTGCACAAAACATCAGACAAGAAATCAAACAATTAACAGGAGCAAATGTTGCAGTTATTATTTCTGACACGCATGGTAGACCATTTAGGAACGGCGAGATAAACGTGGCAGTCGGCGTTGCAGGAATCAAGCCAATTAGGGATAGACGAGGCGAAAAAGACCTTTTCGGTTATGTCCTTAGAATAAAGCAGACTGCAATCGCTGACGAGCTTGCTTCAGCAGCGGAACTTGTAATTGGACAAGCAAACGAAGGCATACCAGCAGCCATAATCCGAGGATACAATTACCAAACGGACGAAAATACATCGGCAACCTTGCTTACAAGACCAAAAGAAAGAGATCTCTTCAGATAA
- a CDS encoding SCP2 sterol-binding domain-containing protein — MEAQTAKEVFEKDLPSRFKSEKAEGIDVVAQLNISGAKGGNWTVLIKDKKLQVKEGTHPEPQITLNFTDADFIDIVNKKISAEKAFFSGRIQFKGNITTALKLKDAGLF, encoded by the coding sequence ATGGAAGCCCAAACAGCAAAAGAAGTTTTCGAAAAAGATTTGCCTTCGCGGTTTAAGTCAGAAAAAGCAGAAGGAATAGATGTTGTAGCGCAACTAAACATTTCAGGCGCTAAAGGAGGCAACTGGACAGTTCTCATCAAAGATAAGAAGCTACAAGTAAAAGAGGGAACACACCCAGAACCACAAATCACACTAAACTTTACTGATGCAGACTTCATCGATATTGTTAACAAGAAAATTAGTGCAGAGAAAGCATTCTTTTCTGGAAGAATCCAATTTAAAGGCAATATCACCACTGCGCTCAAACTTAAAGACGCAGGGCTATTCTAA
- a CDS encoding pyridoxal-phosphate dependent enzyme, translated as MEDPEEIPHVNHENGASLRNHGPFSLLDGATPQVPSITPELYFESKIARDHSRPLEERLESFEIILDSEVGDTSLTRARNIEREVGLRQIYLKFEGGNPTGTQKDRIAFAQALDALRRGYDEITVASCGNYGAAIALAASLAGLRCLIYIPEDYHANRIKEIKSLGAELIKTPGDYEQAVLISRQEAEKNGYYDANPGGSNTNIQLKAYGEIAYEIYDELRDAPAAVAVPASNGSTIAGIYRGFLSLYNRGKTSRIPRFIAGSSYGMNPIINAFVKNMAHCCDLKPEKIRNTQVNEPLINWRSIDGDYALAAIRQTHGWAAYATDKSMTDYARLIREKEGLSVLPASTAGLIALLDRHKKEPYPSDRYVVILTGRKA; from the coding sequence ATGGAAGATCCCGAAGAAATTCCGCATGTCAACCATGAAAACGGCGCAAGCTTGAGGAATCACGGGCCATTCTCGCTTTTGGATGGCGCTACCCCTCAGGTGCCGTCAATAACCCCTGAACTTTATTTTGAAAGCAAGATTGCTCGAGACCACAGCCGCCCCCTTGAAGAGCGGTTGGAAAGTTTTGAGATAATCTTGGATTCGGAAGTTGGCGACACAAGCTTGACGAGGGCAAGAAACATAGAGCGGGAGGTAGGGCTCCGACAGATTTACTTGAAATTTGAAGGCGGCAACCCAACAGGGACTCAGAAAGACCGCATAGCCTTTGCACAAGCGCTCGACGCCTTACGTAGAGGATATGATGAAATAACAGTTGCCTCCTGCGGCAATTATGGTGCCGCAATAGCTTTAGCCGCTTCTTTGGCTGGATTACGTTGCCTAATTTACATCCCCGAAGATTATCATGCCAACCGCATTAAAGAAATCAAGAGCTTAGGCGCTGAATTAATTAAAACTCCAGGCGACTACGAGCAGGCGGTCCTGATTTCTCGTCAAGAGGCAGAAAAGAACGGGTACTATGATGCAAACCCCGGTGGAAGCAACACGAACATTCAATTGAAAGCGTATGGTGAGATAGCTTACGAGATTTATGACGAACTCAGAGATGCCCCAGCGGCAGTTGCTGTTCCTGCCTCTAACGGTTCAACAATAGCGGGCATTTACAGAGGCTTTCTAAGTTTATATAACAGAGGAAAAACCTCTCGCATACCGCGCTTCATTGCTGGTTCCTCGTATGGGATGAATCCTATAATAAACGCTTTTGTCAAAAATATGGCGCATTGCTGTGACTTGAAACCTGAAAAAATCAGAAACACGCAGGTTAACGAGCCCTTAATTAATTGGCGCTCAATCGACGGTGACTACGCATTGGCAGCTATCAGGCAAACTCATGGGTGGGCAGCGTACGCTACTGATAAGAGCATGACGGATTACGCACGCTTAATTAGAGAAAAAGAGGGGCTCAGTGTTCTTCCTGCGTCTACGGCTGGTTTGATTGCGCTTTTAGACAGGCATAAAAAGGAGCCTTATCCAAGCGACCGTTACGTTGTAATTCTAACGGGACGCAAAGCGTGA